TCATTTCAAAGCGTAGTGCGTAGAGagttaatgaattttttagtCGGCAATGTATAGTACAGGCCTTCCATGGTTTCTCGAAATCATGAATGGTCTGCCATCCTGgctttttatctaatttaatcGTCATGgtcaaattgtttatttttgcaaaatatctcAAACACTTGCacttattttcaatatctaaCTCAATCCTCTTGCGTTTCCCAGCACAGAGTAACGTATCATCACACAGAACCACGTCATAATATGGCCCTTCGCAACTAACCGATCTGTGACTTCCATGTTTGCAAGAACGTCGTTTGACTTTTACGCCTTTAGATTTCATCAAGCAACTACTTTGACAGGCACCTTCTTTCCAGTCACCCCAGTTATTAACTTCACCatacttaaaaatgtatagCGGTTTGAGAACGGGCACGCATTCTCCTCCGCGACATTCTTTCCCTAATGCGCAATGAGTTCCTagaaaaatgagattaattaaactataaGTTAATTGAGAGATCACTAAGAAGGTACATACCTTCCAACGCCGGTTCCGAAAAGTAAAACCTACTTTTGTGAGGCGTTTTGCATTGTAAGAAATTACATATATCAAGCAACGAGACTACGTTTGCATCCTTGtcgcgaaaatatatttcgcattGAGCTTTGACAATCCATTCTCTTCCGGGTAAATCATGATAGCTCGAATGGTCCAAAGCGTCTTCCGATCTCGTATGATCTGCAAGACACTTCGGTGTAGTCCAGAGTTCTTCAGCTGTATAACGACTACACTCGGACCATGTCATATGGCCTACACGTCCCATGCGAGGGACGTTTATTATGTAACGTAAAACGTTAAAACGACGTTATCGTTCTCTCGACACGATATCATACGGAATAGAAATATCTCTACTCTACtcaaatacttatttttacatttggtaaacatattgaatattacctattacttttttattatttttattatgatttcaCTATTTTTAATCGACGGAATTAATTTTCGTTGcagaaaatttgatataattcttGGTCCACATGTCTTTATTAAGTAAGGTGTATATGCTAAGCAGATGTTAATGACAACAGATTGACTGATCAAAAATTCGGTACCAAACAAATTGacaaactattttaaaatgatttaggCGCGTTTCATGGTTTTCTATTTTCTCGATTCTCGTTCACGCATGTCAATGATATTTTAACCATTATAACTGTAAGTTTCCGGCAAACAGTAATGTTGGCGACAGTAATAATTCTCGTCATCTTTCTTGTGACACCACGTtccatctggaaagtatgggATCATATTAAAGTTGTTCATTTCAAGGCGTGGTGCGTAGAGAGTAGATGAATTTTTTAGTCGGCAGTGTATAGTACAGGCCTTCCATGGTTTCTCGTCATCATGAGCGGCCTGCCATCCTGGCTCTATATCTAATTCAAACGTCATGgtcaaattgtttatttttgcaaaatagttCACGAGCCTGCactttatttcaatatctGAGTCGATCCTCTTGCGTTCCTCAGTACAGAGTAACGAATCATCACACAGAACCACGTCGTAATATGGTTCTTCACAACTCGCCGTTCTGTTACTTTCATGTTTACAAGAACGTCGTTTGACTTTAACGCCTTTAGATTTGACCAAGCAACTACTTTGACAGGTGCTTTTTTTCCATTTACTCCAGTTATCATCTTCGCAATATTTGAGAATGTATGGCGGTTCGAAAATGGGCACGCATTCTCCTCCACGACATTCCTTCTTTAATGCGCAATTAGTTcctaaaaaaatgagattaattaaactataaGTTAAATAAGAAATCAGTAAAAAGGTACATACCTTCCAACGCCGGTCCCGTAAAGTAATGCCCATTTTTGTGAGGCGTTTCGCATTGTAAAGATTTACATATATCAAGCAAAGAGACTACGTTTGCATCCttatcgcaaaaaaatatttcgcattgAGCTTTGGCGGTCCATTCTCTTCCGGGTGAATCATAATAGCTCGAATGGTCCAAGGCGTCTTCCGATCTCGTATGATCTGCAAGACACTTTGGTGTAATCCAGAGTTCTTCAGCTGTAAAACGACTACACCGGGACCATCCCATATAGCCATGTCCCATGCTAGGGCTCATAATGCTTTTGTCATAATCACACAGTACTGAATCGTGTGGCATTCCTAAACTTTAGAACaaataagttattaattttgataatatgcTTTATGTTGcactgtttatttataatattattatattatacaaatttattaataattagcatactgaataattaaaagaacacATCTCTTAAGAAGTTGctttattttctacttttaatgtataaatttgaacaaatttttataaaacatgttatttatgtttaatttatttgtaagaCTTTTATAAACTTACACATGGCCGATCTCATGAGCAGCAGCGATAGATGACGTAAAACCCGATGTTATACTATTTGCAGTACCAAATTCGACTATCGCACACGATATATTTGATTTGCACACACCACCGAGAAAGGATCTTCCTAAATCGGAATGGCTCTTCTCATAAATGTTTACTCCAGTCAGGTAAAGACCAATGTCCCAGTGATGCGGATTATTGTCGTCCGGAGGATTGCGAGCTTCCGCGTATTTGCAGAACGCCTTGAGCAGTTTCACACTGTTACCGTCAAAAACTGGCAAAGATGACGGTTGTTTATCGAAGATTTTCAAATGTACCAACGATATATCGATAGAAACACCCAAACTAGGATGATGGAACATAGCTTGAACATTATTCACATACGCTAATATCATCATGCGCAACTTTTCTTCATCTTTGTCCAGAAGAGGCATGAACGTTCGATATGCGGCTTCGTCGAAGAACACAGCCAGTtctatagttaatttttcttgcgTATTTCGTACATGACGtcgctttattttaaaattatcgaatttaCGAAAATTTGGACCAGCAGATAATCGCGATGTTCTTTTAATTAAGTGAGGTCTGccaaatgatatatttatcacTTCTTTAACGCAAAGATCGTCGATTGTGGTCAAAGACGCAAAGTCAATTTGCAAAGGTCTAATTTCCAATGTTTCATGTTTCAGAAAAACGAATCCTTCctactttgaaaaatatacattaatgttttTGCGTGTCAGGCTTATATTTACAACAAAAgcaatttgtcattaaaagtattaagtatTAGTTTTTCATTTAGTATCACTGACCCATCCATGTTGTTGACAAAAGTTTATGGCCGCCGTGCTGATatgatttttgtgaaaataatagcaaGGATCAGATGTGTATAATTGCGAAATAAGTTCTTCTGTAATGTTTTTTGCATCACGTTTCCATGCCTCAAACTTGGACGATACAATCCGCTCGTTTCTACGCAGGTTTAATAGAATtacttttccaaaaattttcagaGTTAGTGGTATCTGCAAATTGAATgataatgaataaaagatttgataattatcgaataatattttggaCACTGCGCAATGAATAAAGCAGTACAATAAATGACACGTACTTCTTTTGCGCTTGAATTCCATGCcggcaataatattttttcaatatcttgcTCGATATATGCGAacgtttcatttaataaaaatattattagcaatTTCGATATGAGAAACATGTTTCTTgcgtttttcaattttgcttgaaaatattttatattaacgtctttttatatattaaattacttattacataCATTCGTTATAATACTCTCTTGTTCGTTGATCATCTGATCGGGTATAAACACATACTGGTATCTGGGTTTAGGAATATCACTCGTGTCGTGTGACACTTCATGTATATATACCTTCTATGCTacatatacaggatgtccttataaattgtaaacacATTAAGAAGTTATCATTTGTCCGTTTGTccattttgttaaataatatgggaataaaatatatatacattttataaggACATCctatgtatttgtatttttcttttcggttctgaattgcatattttacatatgagATTTGCAATAACGTgtaaagtaagaaaaatgcGTTATGAATTATGTAATGCGTTATGATTGACATGTaacatatgtaaaattgttattaaatattttgaacaatattcacaaacatttaaaaaattataattaataacatttgtaGAAAGTGTAGAACATAACATTGGATGCACAATTTAgccttttaaatattaaatatatttaaaaacaaaaaaaactgatCACTGATTTACTGATTAACTtaagtaacaaatatattgaaattcttccatttttctctctttctctttctctctctctgacgATCCCATTACTGCCGCATTCGGTCAACGGGCACATAAATTCAGTGAATAAGTAACAATTTGTACTAAAtaagtttgaatattttcttacttttggaataaaattttctttatttcatcatttattaatctttctaagtctttatataatataatgaaacattGGTAGACCATTACAGTATATAACATAGTGAATGACGTTATCGTTCTCGATCATTCTCTCGacacaatatattatacggaatagaaatatttttactctaCTCAGATActtattttcacatttaataaacatattaaatattttttattacttttttgttatttttattatgtttttataattttaattgacagaattaattttagttgcagaaaatttgatataattcttGGTCTACTTGTCTTTGTTAAGTAAAGTGTGGATGATACGCAAAACAGATGTTATTGACAATAGACTGACCGATCGAAAATTCGGTACCAAACGAATTGACAAACTATTCTAAAATGATTTAGGCGCGTTTTatgattttctttcttttcgatTCTCGTTCACACATGTCAATAATATCTTAACCATTATAACTGTAGGTTTCCGGCAAACAGTAATGTTGGCGACAGTAATAATTCTCACCATCTTTCTTGTGACACCACGTtccatctggaaagtatgggACCATATTAAAGTTGATCATTTCAAGGCGTGGTGCGTAGAGAGTAGATGAATTTTTTAGTCGGCAGTGTATAGTACAGGCTTTCCATGGTTTTTCGTTATCATGAGCGGCCTGCCAACCTGACTCTATATCTAATTCAAACGTCAtggtaaaattgttttttttcgcaaaatagTTCACGCGCTTGCactttatttcaatatgtGAGTCGATCCTCTTGCGTTTCTCAGTACAGAGTAACGAATCATCACACAGAACCACGTCGTAATATGGCCCTTTACAACTCGTCGTTCTGTTACTTCCATGTTTACAAGAACGTCGTTTGACTTTAACGCCTTTAGATTTGACCAAGCAACTACTTTGACAGGTGCTttctttccattcactccaGTTATCATCATCACAATATTCGAGAATGTATGGCGGTTCGAAAATGGGCACGCATTCTCTTCCACGACATTCTTTCTTTAATGCGCAATTAGTTCCttaaaaatgagattaattgAACTATAAGTTAAATAAGAAATCATTAAAAAGGTACATACCTTCCAACGCTGGTCCCGTAAAGTAATGCCTACTTTTGTGAGGCGTTTCGCATTGTAAGGATTTACATATATCAAGCAACGAGACTACGTTTGCATCTTTgtcgcgaaaaaatatttcgcattgAGCTTTGGCGGTCCATTCTCTTCCGGGTAAATCATGATAGCTCGAATGGTCCAAGGCGTCTTCCGATCTCGTATGATCTGCAAGACACTTTGGTGTAGTCCAGAGTTCTTCAGCTGTATAACGACTACACCAGGACCATCCCATAAAGCCTACAGGTCCCATGCTAGGGCTCATAATGCCGTTGTCATAATCACACAGTACTGAATCGTGTCGCATTCCTAAACTTTAGAACaaataagttattaattttgataatatgttttatgttgcattgtttatttataatattattttattataaatttattaataattagcatactgaataattaaaagaacacATCTCTTAAGAAGTTGCTTTAAtttctacttttaatttataaatttgaacaaatttttataaaacacgtTATTcgtgtttaatttattttcaagacTTTTATAAACTTACACATGACCGATCTCATGAGCAGCAAGGATAGATGATGTAAAACCCGATGACAGACCATCTGCAATACCAAATTCTACTATCGCACACGAATAATTTGATTCGCACACACCACCGACG
This window of the Linepithema humile isolate Giens D197 chromosome 1, Lhum_UNIL_v1.0, whole genome shotgun sequence genome carries:
- the LOC136996849 gene encoding A disintegrin and metalloproteinase with thrombospondin motifs adt-2-like isoform X2, with protein sequence MINEQESIITNIPLTLKIFGKVILLNLRRNERIVSSKFEAWKRDAKNITEELISQLYTSDPCYYFHKNHISTAAINFCQQHGWEGFVFLKHETLEIRPLQIDFASLTTIDDLCVKEVINISFGRPHLIKRTSRLSAGPNFRKFDNFKIKRRHVRNTQEKLTIELAVFFDEAAYRTFMPLLDKDEEKLRMMILAYVNNVQAMFHHPSLGVSIDISLVHLKIFDKQPSSLPVFDGNSVKLLKAFCKYAEARNPPDDNNPHHWDIGLYLTGVNIYEKSHSDLGRSFLGGVCKSNISCAIVEFGTANSITSGFTSSIAAAHEIGHVLGMPHDSVLCDYDKSIMSPSMGHGYMGWSRCSRFTAEELWITPKCLADHTRSEDALDHSSYYDSPGREWTAKAQCEIFFCDKDANVVSLLDICKSLQCETPHKNGHYFTGPALEGTNCALKKECRGGECVPIFEPPYILKYCEDDNWSKWKKSTCQSSCLVKSKGVKVKRRSCKHESNRTASCEEPYYDVVLCDDSLLCTEERKRIDSDIEIKCRLVNYFAKINNLTMTFELDIEPGWQAAHDDEKPWKACTIHCRLKNSSTLYAPRLEMNNFNMIPYFPDGTWCHKKDDENYYCRQHYCLPETYSYNG
- the LOC136996849 gene encoding A disintegrin and metalloproteinase with thrombospondin motifs adt-2-like isoform X1, with protein sequence MFLISKLLIIFLLNETFAYIEQDIEKILLPAWNSSAKEIPLTLKIFGKVILLNLRRNERIVSSKFEAWKRDAKNITEELISQLYTSDPCYYFHKNHISTAAINFCQQHGWEGFVFLKHETLEIRPLQIDFASLTTIDDLCVKEVINISFGRPHLIKRTSRLSAGPNFRKFDNFKIKRRHVRNTQEKLTIELAVFFDEAAYRTFMPLLDKDEEKLRMMILAYVNNVQAMFHHPSLGVSIDISLVHLKIFDKQPSSLPVFDGNSVKLLKAFCKYAEARNPPDDNNPHHWDIGLYLTGVNIYEKSHSDLGRSFLGGVCKSNISCAIVEFGTANSITSGFTSSIAAAHEIGHVLGMPHDSVLCDYDKSIMSPSMGHGYMGWSRCSRFTAEELWITPKCLADHTRSEDALDHSSYYDSPGREWTAKAQCEIFFCDKDANVVSLLDICKSLQCETPHKNGHYFTGPALEGTNCALKKECRGGECVPIFEPPYILKYCEDDNWSKWKKSTCQSSCLVKSKGVKVKRRSCKHESNRTASCEEPYYDVVLCDDSLLCTEERKRIDSDIEIKCRLVNYFAKINNLTMTFELDIEPGWQAAHDDEKPWKACTIHCRLKNSSTLYAPRLEMNNFNMIPYFPDGTWCHKKDDENYYCRQHYCLPETYSYNG
- the LOC105668554 gene encoding A disintegrin and metalloproteinase with thrombospondin motifs adt-2-like, with the protein product MYAISNLIYKKTLIKHFQVLKFKNAKNNMFLILKLLLIFLLNETYAYIEQDIERILLPAWNSTSAEEIPLTLKIFGKQIQLNLHRDDQTVSSKSKVWKHDAKSIIEELIPQLHASDPCHYFHEDHISTAAINFCQQHGWEGFVFLKHETLEIRPLQTDFASLTTIDDLCDKEVINISFGRPHLIKRTSQLSAGPNFRKFDNFKIKRRHVRNTQEKLTIELAVFFDEAAYRTFMPLLDKDEEKLRMMILAYVNNVQAMFHHPSLGVSIDISLVHLKIFDKQPSSLPVFDGNSVKLLEAFCQYAKAQNSPDDNNPHHWDIGLYLTGVNINGTSLDVAGKSFVGGVCESNYSCAIVEFGIADGLSSGFTSSILAAHEIGHVLGMRHDSVLCDYDNGIMSPSMGPVGFMGWSWCSRYTAEELWTTPKCLADHTRSEDALDHSSYHDLPGREWTAKAQCEIFFRDKDANVVSLLDICKSLQCETPHKSRHYFTGPALEGTNCALKKECRGRECVPIFEPPYILEYCDDDNWSEWKESTCQSSCLVKSKGVKVKRRSCKHGSNRTTSCKGPYYDVVLCDDSLLCTEKRKRIDSHIEIKCKRVNYFAKKNNFTMTFELDIESGWQAAHDNEKPWKACTIHCRLKNSSTLYAPRLEMINFNMVPYFPDGTWCHKKDGENYYCRQHYCLPETYSYNG